From Cellulophaga lytica DSM 7489, a single genomic window includes:
- a CDS encoding tetratricopeptide repeat protein, with protein sequence MKTKFLILTAAMSFSAMSFAQKNEVKAADKALKSDNAAEAKAALEKAEPLLGSADAKTKALYYLVKGKTYSKLAKSGEEGAFKKSIAAFKDLIAYEEEVGKKKYTVEAKQAMTGMTGDIVNAAIKDNNEKKFDAGADKLYLAYNLSKKDTVYLFYAANSAVNAQNMEKALKYYNELKDINYDGSEVKYSAVNIATGEREEMAKSQRDLMVKSKQYKDPKEEKSPSRKAEIVKNIALIYTQLGEDEKALEAYKDARANNPSDVNLILNEANLQYKLGNKDKFKELMAEATRVDPNNPDLFYNIGVINMEQENIEEARAAYEKAIELNPGYVNAQLNLSTTYVNEGNGLIDAMNALGSSRADIAKYDELKAKKDGLFREGAQILEDALKQTPGNQALLSQLKNIYGALGDTENFMRLKKLLGE encoded by the coding sequence ATGAAAACTAAATTTTTAATATTAACAGCAGCAATGTCTTTTTCTGCAATGTCTTTTGCTCAAAAGAACGAAGTTAAAGCTGCTGATAAAGCATTAAAATCTGATAATGCAGCAGAAGCTAAAGCTGCTTTAGAAAAAGCAGAACCGTTATTAGGATCTGCAGACGCAAAAACAAAAGCGTTATACTACCTAGTTAAAGGTAAAACATACTCTAAATTAGCTAAATCTGGAGAAGAAGGTGCTTTTAAAAAATCTATAGCAGCTTTTAAAGATTTAATTGCTTACGAAGAAGAAGTAGGTAAAAAGAAATACACAGTAGAAGCTAAACAAGCAATGACTGGTATGACAGGAGATATTGTTAATGCAGCAATTAAAGATAACAACGAAAAAAAGTTTGATGCTGGTGCAGACAAATTATACCTAGCTTATAACTTAAGTAAAAAAGATACTGTTTACTTATTTTACGCCGCAAACAGTGCTGTAAATGCGCAGAATATGGAAAAAGCTCTTAAATATTACAATGAGCTAAAAGACATAAACTATGACGGTAGTGAAGTTAAGTACTCTGCAGTAAATATTGCAACAGGAGAAAGAGAAGAAATGGCTAAATCTCAAAGAGATTTAATGGTTAAGTCTAAGCAATACAAAGATCCTAAAGAGGAAAAGTCTCCATCTAGAAAAGCAGAGATAGTTAAAAATATTGCACTTATTTACACTCAATTAGGAGAAGATGAAAAAGCATTAGAAGCTTATAAAGATGCAAGAGCTAATAATCCTAGTGATGTAAACTTAATTTTAAACGAAGCTAACCTACAATATAAATTAGGTAACAAAGACAAGTTTAAAGAGTTAATGGCAGAAGCTACAAGAGTAGATCCTAACAATCCAGATTTATTTTACAACATTGGTGTAATAAATATGGAGCAAGAAAACATAGAGGAGGCAAGAGCTGCTTATGAAAAAGCAATTGAGCTTAACCCAGGTTATGTTAACGCACAATTAAACTTATCTACTACCTATGTTAACGAAGGTAACGGATTAATTGATGCTATGAATGCATTAGGTAGTTCTAGAGCAGATATAGCTAAGTATGATGAGTTAAAAGCTAAAAAAGATGGTTTGTTTAGAGAAGGAGCACAAATTTTAGAAGATGCTTTAAAACAAACTCCAGGTAACCAAGCGTTGTTATCACAGTTAAAAAACATTTACGGTGCATTAGGTGATACTGAAAACTTTATGCGTCTTAAAAAGTTATTAGGAGAATAA
- a CDS encoding NlpC/P60 family protein: MQYGICNLSIVPVRFTPEENSEMVAQLLYGDHFKVLEHRKFWSRIRIAFDGVEAWVSNNQFSFIDEDDYDALDATTDIALSSDLVAFISSSENDLMPVIVGSVLNGIPILNHSFEGNYIQGIQSKSKLVNTALLYLNSPYLAGGKTPFGTDSSGLTQMVYKINGYKLLRTAQEQSTQGEPLSFIEESEPGDLAFFDNKEGIIDHVGIIMQDNYIIHCHGKVRIDRIDHTGIFNAELKKYTHQLRVIKKII; this comes from the coding sequence ATGCAATACGGTATTTGTAATCTTAGTATAGTTCCTGTAAGGTTTACTCCAGAAGAAAATTCAGAAATGGTTGCTCAGCTTTTATATGGCGACCATTTTAAGGTTCTGGAGCATCGTAAATTTTGGAGTAGAATAAGAATTGCTTTTGATGGTGTAGAGGCTTGGGTTAGTAACAATCAATTTAGCTTTATTGATGAAGATGATTATGATGCCCTAGACGCTACTACAGATATAGCACTAAGCTCTGACTTAGTTGCATTTATATCTTCATCAGAAAACGATTTAATGCCAGTTATTGTAGGTTCTGTTTTAAATGGCATACCTATATTAAATCATTCTTTTGAGGGTAATTATATACAAGGCATACAAAGTAAAAGTAAACTTGTAAATACCGCATTATTGTATTTAAATAGTCCTTATTTAGCCGGAGGAAAAACTCCTTTTGGCACAGATAGTTCTGGCTTAACACAAATGGTTTATAAAATAAATGGATACAAGTTATTGCGTACAGCGCAAGAACAATCTACACAAGGAGAACCTTTAAGTTTTATTGAAGAAAGTGAACCTGGTGACTTAGCCTTTTTTGACAATAAAGAAGGTATTATAGATCATGTAGGTATTATTATGCAAGACAACTACATTATTCACTGCCACGGTAAAGTACGTATAGATCGTATAGACCACACAGGAATTTTTAATGCCGAACTAAAAAAATATACGCACCAATTACGTGTTATTAAAAAAATAATTTAA
- a CDS encoding acetyl-CoA C-acyltransferase has translation MKDVVIVSMARTPIGSFLGSLSSVAAPKLGAIAIKGALDKIKLEPSQVQEVLMGNVVQAGVGQAPARQAAIYAGIPNTVPCTTVNKVCASGMKTIMQAAQSIALGDNDIVVAGGMENMSMVPHYVHLRNGQKFGPTSLVDGLQKDGLVDAYDQNAMGVCADACATEYEFSREDQDNFAIQSYKRSAAAWEQGKFNNEVVPVEVPQRRGEPVVVSEDEEFKNVKLEKIPALRPAFTKEGTVTAANASTINDGAAALVLMSADKAKELNLTPLAKIKSYADAAHEPEWFTTAPSKALPKALGKAGIEIGDVDYFEFNEAFSVVGLANMKILGLNDSNVNVNGGAVSLGHPLGCSGARIVITLLSVLEQNNGKIGAAAICNGGGGASAIVLEKA, from the coding sequence ATGAAAGATGTTGTTATAGTTTCTATGGCAAGAACTCCAATAGGGAGTTTTTTAGGATCATTATCTAGTGTTGCAGCCCCTAAATTAGGTGCAATTGCTATAAAAGGCGCATTAGATAAAATAAAACTAGAGCCATCTCAGGTTCAAGAAGTATTAATGGGTAATGTAGTACAAGCTGGTGTAGGGCAAGCTCCTGCAAGGCAAGCGGCTATATACGCTGGTATACCAAACACAGTTCCTTGCACAACAGTAAACAAAGTTTGTGCTTCTGGAATGAAAACTATAATGCAAGCTGCGCAATCTATTGCTTTAGGTGATAATGATATTGTTGTTGCGGGTGGTATGGAAAATATGAGTATGGTGCCACACTACGTACATTTAAGAAACGGACAAAAATTTGGACCAACATCATTAGTAGATGGTTTACAAAAAGATGGTTTAGTAGATGCTTATGACCAAAACGCTATGGGCGTTTGTGCAGATGCATGTGCTACAGAATATGAATTTAGTAGAGAAGACCAAGACAATTTTGCAATACAGTCTTACAAAAGATCTGCAGCTGCTTGGGAACAAGGGAAATTTAATAATGAAGTTGTACCTGTAGAAGTACCACAAAGAAGAGGTGAGCCAGTTGTAGTTTCTGAAGATGAAGAATTTAAAAACGTTAAACTAGAAAAAATACCAGCATTAAGACCTGCTTTTACAAAAGAAGGTACTGTAACTGCTGCTAACGCATCTACCATAAATGATGGTGCTGCTGCTCTTGTACTTATGAGTGCAGATAAAGCAAAAGAATTAAACCTAACACCTTTAGCTAAAATAAAAAGTTATGCAGATGCTGCACACGAACCAGAATGGTTTACAACAGCACCATCTAAAGCGTTACCAAAAGCTTTAGGAAAAGCAGGTATAGAAATAGGAGACGTAGATTATTTTGAATTTAACGAAGCATTTTCTGTTGTTGGCCTAGCCAATATGAAAATATTAGGTTTAAATGACTCCAACGTAAATGTTAATGGTGGGGCTGTATCTTTAGGACATCCGTTAGGATGCTCTGGAGCTAGAATTGTAATTACTTTACTTAGTGTTTTAGAACAAAATAACGGAAAAATTGGAGCAGCTGCTATTTGTAATGGTGGTGGTGGTGCCTCTGCAATTGTTTTAGAAAAAGCGTAA
- a CDS encoding HD family phosphohydrolase, with the protein MEKIYKNQSLLYKCFLYVGTIFLIVFFFPKGGKFKYEFQKGKPWQYENLYAPFDFSIQKDVVEIEKEKQVVKNNHLDYYTYNQDIVASVTKNYNANFSKVFNSLDLNSEEKRYLKSVGEEIINTLYLNGIIKKNKVAAKTQKFFLLRNNEAKELSFKDVTSIQSIDKVINSVLRKKQLTTYNSQFKKLFFNIVKPNVFYNDNISKKTLNEELAKISVTRGTIDEGKLIIVKGEVVEADNYKILNSLKQEYESELWTDNNYYIIVSGYTILVALVLLMLLLFLKKYRASVFKNNTKVTFIFFNILLMVFVTTMVIKYNEAYVYVVPLCILPLILKTFFDARLGLFVHVLTLLILGFVVPNSFEYIFLQIMAGIVTILTVSQLYKRANLFISVGQITLIYIIGYFAFHIIHEGNLNNMYAITFGVFLLNGMITLFVQPLIYIYEKIFGLVSDVSLLELSDTNSKLLKELSNKAPGTFHHSLQVANLAEAAAQEIGANAMLVRVGALYHDIGKMNNPTYFTENQVTNVNPHNEHTPIESAKIIINHVLDGIEIARKNNLPDRVIDFIRVHHGTSKVYYFFKKQSEIDEDVNEDDFKYPGPLPFSKETAILMMADAVEAASKSLKNPTFLMIDEFVDKIIDGQMRANQFSNANITFKEIVEIKKVLKLKLTNIYHLRIEYPE; encoded by the coding sequence TTGGAGAAAATTTATAAAAATCAATCGTTACTATACAAGTGCTTTCTATACGTAGGTACCATATTTTTAATTGTATTTTTCTTTCCTAAAGGGGGAAAGTTTAAGTATGAGTTTCAAAAAGGAAAGCCATGGCAGTATGAAAATTTGTATGCACCTTTTGATTTTTCAATACAAAAAGATGTAGTAGAAATAGAAAAAGAAAAACAAGTAGTTAAAAATAACCATTTAGATTACTATACTTATAACCAAGACATAGTAGCATCGGTTACCAAAAATTACAATGCTAATTTTAGCAAAGTATTTAATAGTTTAGACCTTAATTCAGAAGAAAAAAGATATTTAAAGTCTGTAGGAGAAGAGATAATAAATACACTTTATTTAAATGGTATTATAAAGAAAAATAAGGTTGCTGCTAAAACTCAAAAGTTTTTTTTATTACGTAATAATGAAGCAAAAGAACTAAGCTTTAAAGATGTTACAAGCATACAAAGTATAGATAAAGTAATAAACTCGGTTTTACGTAAAAAGCAACTAACAACATATAACTCACAATTTAAAAAGCTATTTTTTAACATAGTAAAACCCAATGTTTTTTATAACGATAATATTTCTAAAAAAACATTGAATGAGGAGTTAGCCAAAATTTCTGTTACTCGTGGTACTATTGATGAAGGCAAGCTAATTATAGTTAAAGGAGAAGTAGTAGAGGCAGATAATTATAAAATATTAAACTCTTTAAAACAAGAGTATGAGTCTGAGCTTTGGACCGATAATAATTATTACATAATTGTATCTGGTTACACAATTTTGGTGGCTCTTGTATTGCTAATGTTGCTTTTGTTTTTAAAAAAATATAGGGCTTCAGTATTTAAAAATAATACTAAGGTTACTTTTATCTTTTTTAATATTTTACTAATGGTTTTTGTAACCACAATGGTTATAAAGTATAATGAGGCATACGTTTATGTAGTACCATTATGTATTTTACCTTTAATATTAAAAACATTTTTTGATGCCCGTTTAGGACTTTTTGTGCATGTACTTACATTGTTAATTTTAGGGTTTGTTGTGCCTAATAGTTTTGAGTATATTTTTCTTCAGATAATGGCGGGTATAGTTACTATTTTAACGGTATCTCAATTGTATAAAAGAGCTAATTTATTTATATCTGTAGGTCAAATTACTTTAATATATATAATAGGTTATTTTGCTTTTCATATTATACATGAGGGTAATTTAAATAATATGTATGCAATTACGTTTGGTGTATTTTTATTAAACGGAATGATTACTCTTTTTGTACAACCGCTTATTTATATTTACGAAAAGATTTTTGGATTAGTGTCAGACGTATCATTGTTAGAATTGTCAGATACTAACTCTAAACTTTTAAAAGAACTGTCTAACAAGGCTCCAGGTACATTTCATCATTCTTTACAAGTAGCAAATTTGGCAGAAGCAGCAGCGCAGGAAATTGGTGCAAATGCTATGCTGGTAAGGGTAGGAGCATTGTATCATGATATTGGTAAAATGAATAATCCAACTTATTTTACAGAAAACCAAGTAACTAATGTAAATCCGCATAATGAGCATACGCCTATAGAGAGTGCTAAAATTATAATTAACCATGTTTTAGACGGAATAGAAATTGCACGTAAAAACAATTTGCCAGACCGTGTTATAGATTTTATTAGAGTGCACCACGGAACCTCTAAAGTGTATTACTTTTTTAAAAAACAGTCAGAGATTGATGAAGATGTAAACGAAGACGACTTTAAATATCCTGGGCCATTACCTTTTTCTAAGGAAACTGCAATTTTAATGATGGCAGATGCGGTAGAAGCAGCTTCAAAAAGTTTAAAAAATCCTACTTTTTTAATGATTGATGAGTTTGTAGATAAAATTATAGATGGACAAATGAGAGCCAATCAATTTTCTAATGCAAATATTACATTTAAAGAAATTGTAGAAATAAAAAAGGTGTTAAAATTAAAGTTAACCAATATTTATCATCTTAGAATTGAATATCCAGAATAA
- a CDS encoding biotin/lipoyl-containing protein has translation MKTYVVSVNDEEITVNSKEVSKLNIVKDSDEEYHILEDNKKYNAKLISANFLEKTLKVEVNGNSYTIAIADEYDQMVKKMGLLAVNTKKEKNINAPMPGLILDILVTEGQEVKEGEQVLVLSAMKMENIITAPSDGVVSVVNVAKDDAVEKGQLLIEIA, from the coding sequence ATGAAAACATATGTTGTTTCAGTAAATGATGAAGAAATAACAGTAAATAGCAAAGAGGTTTCTAAGCTAAATATTGTTAAAGATTCAGATGAAGAATACCATATTTTAGAAGACAATAAAAAGTACAATGCTAAATTAATTAGCGCAAATTTTTTAGAAAAAACCTTAAAAGTTGAGGTTAATGGTAATAGTTATACAATTGCCATTGCAGATGAGTACGACCAGATGGTTAAAAAAATGGGCTTACTTGCTGTAAATACAAAAAAAGAGAAAAATATAAATGCTCCTATGCCAGGGCTTATTTTAGATATTTTGGTAACAGAAGGCCAAGAAGTTAAAGAAGGAGAGCAAGTTTTGGTTTTATCTGCTATGAAAATGGAAAATATTATTACGGCACCTAGTGATGGTGTGGTTAGTGTAGTAAATGTTGCTAAGGATGATGCTGTGGAAAAAGGACAATTATTAATAGAAATAGCATAA
- the accC gene encoding acetyl-CoA carboxylase biotin carboxylase subunit has translation MKKILVANRGEIALRVMRSAKKMGIKTVAVFSEVDREAPHVKYADEAICLGAAPSSESYLVMDKVIQAAKDTAADGIHPGYGFLSENAEFAKKVTNAGITFIGPKPHAIEVMGNKLAAKEAVKDYNIPMVPGIEEAITDVDLATKIAKEIGFPILIKAAAGGGGKGMRVVENIEELADQMKRAISEAESAFGDGSVFIEKYVASPRHIEIQVLADNHGNVVHLFERECSIQRRHQKVVEEAPSVVLTPAIREAMGDAAIKVAKACDYVGVGTVEFLLDADKNFYFLEMNTRLQVEHPVTELITGVDLVEQQIKVARNETLQITQNDLKIKGHAVEVRVYAEDPLDNFMPSIGTLSTYKRPRGKGIRLDDGFEEGMEIPIYYDPMLSKLITYGDTREEAIQLMLSAIENYKIEGASTTLSFGKFVCEHPAFLSGDFDTHFVKNYYSADKLIAARLPEHKVAGLFGVHLFNEYTKVVKTPEQETSNWRTNRNTK, from the coding sequence ATGAAAAAAATATTAGTTGCTAACAGAGGAGAAATTGCATTACGTGTTATGCGTTCTGCAAAAAAAATGGGAATTAAAACTGTAGCAGTTTTTTCTGAGGTAGATAGAGAAGCACCACACGTAAAATATGCAGATGAAGCTATTTGTTTAGGTGCAGCACCATCATCAGAGTCTTACTTGGTAATGGATAAAGTTATACAGGCGGCAAAAGATACTGCTGCAGATGGTATACACCCAGGTTACGGCTTTTTAAGTGAAAATGCAGAATTTGCAAAAAAAGTTACCAATGCAGGAATAACATTTATAGGTCCCAAACCCCACGCAATTGAAGTAATGGGTAATAAACTAGCAGCAAAAGAAGCTGTTAAAGATTATAATATACCTATGGTACCTGGTATTGAAGAAGCTATTACAGATGTAGACTTAGCAACTAAAATAGCTAAAGAAATAGGTTTCCCTATTTTAATTAAAGCAGCAGCTGGTGGTGGCGGAAAAGGAATGCGTGTTGTAGAAAATATAGAAGAACTAGCAGACCAAATGAAACGTGCAATTAGTGAGGCAGAATCTGCGTTTGGAGATGGTTCTGTTTTTATAGAAAAGTACGTAGCATCACCAAGGCATATAGAAATTCAGGTTTTAGCAGATAATCACGGTAATGTAGTGCACTTATTTGAACGCGAATGTAGCATACAACGTAGACATCAAAAAGTTGTAGAAGAAGCACCATCTGTTGTATTAACACCTGCCATTAGAGAGGCTATGGGAGATGCAGCAATTAAAGTAGCAAAAGCCTGTGACTATGTTGGTGTTGGTACAGTAGAATTTTTATTAGATGCTGATAAAAATTTCTATTTTTTAGAAATGAATACACGTTTGCAAGTAGAACACCCAGTTACAGAACTAATTACAGGTGTAGACTTGGTAGAGCAACAAATTAAAGTTGCTAGAAATGAAACGCTACAAATTACTCAAAACGATTTAAAAATTAAAGGTCACGCTGTAGAAGTTAGGGTGTATGCAGAAGATCCCTTGGATAACTTTATGCCTAGTATTGGTACGTTATCAACCTATAAAAGACCAAGAGGTAAAGGTATACGTTTAGATGATGGTTTTGAAGAAGGTATGGAAATACCAATTTATTACGATCCTATGTTATCTAAATTGATAACCTACGGAGATACCAGAGAAGAAGCAATACAATTAATGCTTTCTGCTATTGAAAATTATAAAATTGAAGGAGCATCTACAACCTTGTCTTTTGGTAAGTTTGTTTGTGAGCATCCTGCATTTTTATCTGGAGATTTTGATACACATTTTGTTAAAAATTACTATTCTGCAGATAAGTTAATAGCTGCTCGTTTACCAGAACATAAAGTGGCGGGCTTATTTGGCGTGCACTTGTTTAATGAGTACACTAAAGTAGTAAAAACGCCAGAACAAGAAACTTCCAATTGGAGAACTAACAGAAATACAAAGTAA
- a CDS encoding acyl-CoA carboxylase subunit beta encodes MGEQSKENILQSKIDLAKLGGGKTRIEKQHAKGKLTARERIHFLLDEGSFEEMGILVTHRTSDFGMDKQQFYGDGVVTGYGTINGRQVCVFAQDFTVFGGALSETHAEKICKIMDMAMKIGVPVIGLNDSGGARIQEGVRSLGGYADIFHRNVMSSGVIPQISAIMGPCAGGAVYSPAMTDFTLMVENSSYMFVTGPNVVKTVTNEEVTSEELGGAKTHATKSGVTHVTAANDIECISQIKQMISYMPQNCEDKPAKLPYTLGDEIREELETMVPANANQPYDMRTVINGIIDKESFFEIHKDYADNLVVGFARLAGRSIGIVANQPMSLAGVLDVESSKKGARFTRFCDCFNIPLVVLVDVPGFLPGTDQEWNGIITNGAKLLYALSEATVPKVTVITRKAYGGAYDVMNSKHIGADMNYAWPGAEIAVMGAKGASEIIFRKEIQAADDPVAKLAEKEQEYADTFANPYSAAQRGFIDEVILPKDTRKKLIKAMAMLEDKVVNVPKRKHGNIPL; translated from the coding sequence ATGGGAGAGCAAAGCAAAGAAAATATATTACAGTCTAAAATAGATTTAGCTAAATTAGGTGGAGGCAAAACACGTATAGAAAAACAACACGCTAAAGGTAAATTAACTGCCCGTGAGCGTATTCATTTTTTGTTAGACGAAGGTTCTTTTGAAGAAATGGGTATTTTAGTAACCCACAGAACGTCTGATTTTGGTATGGACAAACAACAGTTTTATGGAGATGGTGTTGTAACTGGTTACGGAACAATAAATGGTAGACAGGTTTGTGTTTTTGCACAAGATTTTACTGTTTTTGGCGGTGCATTATCTGAGACTCACGCAGAAAAAATATGTAAAATTATGGATATGGCTATGAAAATAGGTGTGCCTGTAATTGGATTAAACGATAGTGGAGGAGCAAGAATACAAGAAGGTGTACGCTCTTTAGGTGGTTATGCAGATATTTTTCATAGAAATGTAATGTCTTCAGGTGTTATTCCTCAAATTTCGGCAATAATGGGGCCTTGTGCAGGTGGTGCTGTTTACTCGCCAGCTATGACAGATTTTACACTTATGGTAGAAAACTCTAGCTATATGTTTGTAACTGGGCCAAATGTTGTAAAAACAGTGACTAATGAAGAGGTAACCTCAGAAGAATTAGGAGGCGCAAAAACACACGCTACAAAATCTGGTGTAACACACGTTACTGCTGCCAATGATATAGAATGTATTAGCCAAATTAAGCAAATGATTAGCTATATGCCTCAAAACTGTGAGGATAAACCAGCTAAGCTTCCTTATACTTTGGGTGATGAAATTAGAGAAGAATTAGAAACTATGGTTCCAGCAAATGCAAATCAGCCTTATGATATGCGTACCGTTATAAACGGAATTATAGATAAAGAATCTTTTTTTGAAATTCATAAAGATTACGCAGATAATTTAGTTGTTGGTTTTGCACGCTTAGCAGGTAGGAGTATAGGTATTGTAGCTAACCAGCCAATGAGTTTGGCTGGAGTATTAGATGTAGAAAGCTCTAAAAAAGGGGCTCGTTTTACACGTTTTTGTGATTGTTTTAATATTCCGCTAGTTGTACTAGTAGACGTACCAGGATTTTTACCAGGTACGGATCAAGAATGGAATGGCATAATTACTAACGGAGCTAAATTATTATACGCATTAAGTGAAGCAACAGTGCCAAAAGTAACTGTTATTACGCGTAAAGCTTATGGTGGGGCATATGATGTTATGAACTCTAAACATATAGGTGCGGATATGAACTATGCTTGGCCTGGAGCAGAAATAGCAGTAATGGGAGCTAAAGGAGCTAGTGAAATTATTTTTAGGAAAGAAATACAAGCTGCAGACGACCCAGTAGCTAAACTTGCAGAAAAAGAGCAAGAGTATGCAGATACTTTTGCAAACCCATATAGTGCAGCCCAAAGAGGATTTATAGACGAGGTTATTTTGCCAAAAGATACTCGTAAAAAACTTATAAAAGCTATGGCTATGTTAGAGGATAAGGTTGTAAACGTACCTAAACGTAAGCACGGTAATATTCCGTTATAA
- a CDS encoding alpha-amylase family glycosyl hydrolase gives MKKIITILSLFAVVISCKEKVKKEENNVIVEKEPIAVTEVMEDGVIYEANIRQYSPEGTFNAFTKDIPVLKKLGVKVIWVMPINPISKIKRKATDGQFTSDIKDEEERKKYLGSYYSVSDYKAINPEFGTFDDFKNMVTTAHDNGILVIVDWVPNHTGWDHPWITDHPEYYTQNEQGEIIDPINPETGESWGWTDVADLNYDNEEMRKEMISDMKFWVEKADIDGFRMDVAHKVPVDFFNTAIKEMKTVKPVFMLAEAEQPDLLQNGFDMQYGWEVHHIFNEIAKGEANVTKFDDYMVKLDTILEADDINMNFVTNHDENSWNGTLLERMPNNKEVFTALTYLMPGMPLIYSGQEYDMAHRLRFFEKDTIPKTKGEYFALLEKLGELKNSNSALNGGKKAANYTRIQTSKNEAVLAFKREKNSETVYFIANLTDIEQNVTVSITGDFTDYISSTDFNINEEKSLTLAPWEYHILTAK, from the coding sequence ATGAAAAAAATAATTACAATTTTATCCTTATTTGCAGTAGTAATATCCTGCAAGGAAAAAGTTAAAAAAGAAGAAAACAATGTAATTGTAGAAAAAGAACCAATTGCTGTAACAGAAGTTATGGAAGATGGTGTTATTTACGAAGCCAACATTCGCCAATACTCACCAGAAGGTACGTTTAATGCTTTTACAAAAGACATTCCTGTACTTAAAAAACTTGGAGTTAAAGTTATTTGGGTAATGCCAATTAATCCTATATCTAAAATTAAACGTAAAGCTACAGACGGACAGTTTACTAGCGATATTAAAGACGAAGAAGAGCGTAAAAAATACTTAGGTAGCTACTACTCAGTATCTGACTATAAAGCTATAAACCCTGAGTTTGGAACGTTTGATGACTTTAAAAATATGGTAACCACTGCACATGACAATGGTATTTTAGTTATTGTAGATTGGGTACCAAACCATACAGGTTGGGATCATCCTTGGATTACAGACCATCCAGAATATTACACTCAAAATGAACAAGGAGAAATTATAGATCCAATAAACCCAGAAACAGGAGAATCATGGGGATGGACAGACGTTGCTGATTTAAATTACGACAATGAAGAAATGCGTAAGGAAATGATTAGTGATATGAAATTTTGGGTAGAAAAAGCAGATATAGACGGCTTTAGAATGGATGTTGCACACAAAGTACCTGTAGACTTTTTTAATACCGCCATAAAAGAAATGAAAACTGTAAAACCTGTTTTTATGCTAGCGGAAGCTGAACAACCAGATTTGCTACAAAATGGTTTTGATATGCAATACGGCTGGGAGGTTCATCATATTTTTAATGAAATAGCTAAAGGTGAAGCCAACGTTACTAAGTTTGATGACTATATGGTAAAACTAGATACTATTTTAGAAGCAGATGACATTAATATGAACTTTGTTACAAACCATGACGAAAACTCTTGGAATGGTACTTTATTAGAAAGAATGCCAAACAACAAAGAAGTATTTACTGCATTAACATACCTTATGCCAGGAATGCCATTAATATATTCTGGACAGGAATATGATATGGCACACAGATTACGTTTTTTTGAAAAAGATACCATACCTAAAACTAAAGGTGAATATTTTGCCTTATTAGAAAAATTAGGTGAACTAAAAAATAGCAATTCAGCTTTAAATGGTGGTAAAAAAGCTGCAAATTACACTAGAATACAAACCTCTAAAAATGAAGCTGTTTTAGCTTTTAAAAGAGAAAAAAATAGTGAAACTGTATATTTTATAGCTAACTTAACTGATATAGAACAAAACGTTACTGTTAGTATTACAGGAGACTTTACTGATTATATTTCTAGTACTGATTTTAACATTAATGAAGAAAAAAGCTTAACATTAGCACCTTGGGAATACCATATTTTGACTGCTAAATAA